From the Thermococcus guaymasensis DSM 11113 genome, one window contains:
- a CDS encoding prenyltransferase/squalene oxidase repeat-containing protein has translation MGSKLYRLRRYVNVDAALRYVEERRHEDGGYCFVSVLNDTNVNDTYYAIKIYKLLDLEFPEKEKTIEFLVSAIQPQTAVVAIAMALEGLALLGAKDMAREKSEIVFTKYNPAEGKFAVGLGGSEEFGTATPLEATYWVTKAFNQIGLKFNPDEKDAIREFVMKFRNGNGYGVKRPTTTMTYQVLFTLYTLGYRPPKSPHFRNCELCGDWGGFTEVPYSLPPYLEPTFYATRGLELQNETPTCPRRHVWFIRQLQNPNGGFRRSLELGISNFQNTYRALAVLDFMDRFL, from the coding sequence ATGGGCTCGAAGCTTTACAGACTTAGACGTTATGTTAATGTTGACGCCGCCCTGCGCTACGTTGAGGAGAGGCGCCACGAGGACGGTGGATACTGCTTCGTGAGCGTACTCAACGACACCAACGTGAACGACACCTACTACGCAATCAAAATCTACAAACTCCTCGACCTGGAGTTCCCCGAGAAGGAAAAAACGATCGAATTCCTGGTCAGCGCAATTCAGCCGCAGACGGCCGTGGTTGCAATAGCGATGGCCCTCGAAGGCCTCGCCCTGCTTGGGGCAAAAGACATGGCGAGAGAGAAAAGCGAGATAGTCTTCACCAAGTACAACCCCGCTGAAGGCAAATTTGCCGTTGGTCTCGGCGGAAGCGAGGAGTTCGGGACGGCGACACCCCTCGAAGCAACATACTGGGTCACCAAGGCCTTCAACCAGATTGGTCTGAAGTTTAACCCAGATGAGAAAGATGCCATACGGGAGTTCGTGATGAAGTTCCGCAACGGAAATGGCTATGGGGTTAAGCGGCCCACTACCACCATGACATATCAGGTCCTCTTCACCCTTTACACCCTCGGCTACAGACCGCCTAAGAGCCCTCACTTCAGGAACTGCGAGCTCTGCGGTGACTGGGGCGGCTTTACCGAAGTGCCCTACAGCCTTCCGCCGTACCTTGAACCGACCTTCTATGCCACCAGGGGACTGGAACTTCAGAATGAAACTCCAACCTGCCCGAGAAGGCACGTCTGGTTCATACGCCAGCTCCAGAACCCCAACGGCGGCTTCAGGAGGAGCCTTGAGCTCGGCATCTCAAACTTCCAGAACACATATAGAGCTCTTGCAGTCCTGGACTTCATGGATCGCTTCCTTTGA
- the crcB gene encoding fluoride efflux transporter CrcB, with product MNLRIATAIMLGGALGALARFYLSGLLPVYRDFPVGTLMVNSIASFILGYLYGLLFWGVDVTAEWRLFLGTGFCGALSTFSTFSYETFSLLREREYIIAGLNIAANVIITIALVFTGFLLARR from the coding sequence ATGAACCTCAGGATAGCGACCGCAATAATGCTTGGCGGTGCCCTTGGTGCGCTTGCAAGGTTCTATCTTTCGGGACTGCTTCCTGTTTACAGGGACTTTCCAGTGGGAACGCTCATGGTCAACAGCATAGCCAGTTTTATCCTCGGTTACCTCTACGGATTGCTATTCTGGGGTGTTGATGTTACAGCCGAATGGAGGCTCTTTCTCGGGACTGGCTTCTGCGGGGCGCTGAGCACGTTCTCCACCTTTTCCTATGAGACCTTCTCCCTTCTGAGGGAGAGAGAATACATTATAGCAGGCCTGAACATCGCGGCAAACGTTATAATAACAATTGCCTTGGTGTTTACAGGTTTCCTTCTTGCCCGGAGGTGA
- a CDS encoding DUF190 domain-containing protein, translating into MVEVEHWNTLRLKIYIGESDRWQGKPLYKAIVEKLREMGIAGATVYRGIYGFGKKSRVHSADVMRLSTDLPVVVEVVDRGYKIERAICEIKPMIKDGMITVEPVIVVWVGASEEVRKFEEDAVWEKS; encoded by the coding sequence ATGGTTGAAGTTGAACACTGGAATACCCTTCGCCTCAAGATTTACATCGGCGAAAGCGACCGCTGGCAGGGAAAACCTCTCTACAAGGCTATAGTTGAGAAACTTCGTGAGATGGGGATAGCGGGGGCAACTGTCTATAGGGGGATCTACGGCTTCGGAAAGAAGAGCCGTGTCCACTCCGCCGACGTTATGAGACTCTCAACGGATCTGCCTGTGGTCGTTGAGGTTGTGGATAGGGGTTACAAAATAGAGCGTGCAATCTGTGAGATCAAACCTATGATAAAAGACGGCATGATAACCGTTGAGCCGGTCATAGTGGTGTGGGTTGGTGCCTCGGAAGAAGTCAGGAAGTTCGAGGAGGATGCAGTCTGGGAAAAATCTTGA
- a CDS encoding DprA-like winged helix domain-containing protein, which produces MKNRRVLKALEAGPKTVEEIAKETGLDVMEVRRYLLRFAEGGKVESFEKDGKIYWKIREKRPEEEEFKYF; this is translated from the coding sequence GTGAAGAACAGGAGGGTTTTAAAGGCCCTTGAGGCCGGCCCCAAGACCGTTGAGGAGATAGCCAAGGAGACCGGGCTGGACGTAATGGAGGTCAGGAGATACCTCCTCAGGTTCGCGGAAGGGGGAAAGGTCGAGAGCTTCGAGAAGGACGGCAAAATATACTGGAAGATACGGGAGAAGCGACCCGAAGAGGAGGAATTTAAGTACTTTTGA
- a CDS encoding arginase family protein: MVTFVPFGEKPNREGVEYARKLLLKEGLIGEKANVVEARSIESLVNKIPLDRCYITGEHLVSYAIARKLKPSSILSVDAHTDLLHDYLDHGSWLAYTLEKGIANRAAVVGAVLMIPTTSKTKLWTRRVRVYPALPRTRKTSRGWKTYINLTNHGVDEVLDDAAKYLGREIYLTIDLDVLRPEYKIARFQHGELTLKELLELIDGIREHFNIIAFDIAEISDRIRRSKLGKKALIEVFSALRW, encoded by the coding sequence ATGGTAACGTTCGTTCCGTTCGGCGAAAAACCGAATCGCGAGGGAGTGGAGTACGCGAGAAAACTCCTGCTGAAGGAGGGGCTCATCGGGGAGAAAGCCAACGTCGTCGAAGCTCGGAGCATAGAGAGCCTTGTAAACAAAATCCCGCTGGATCGCTGTTACATCACCGGAGAACATCTTGTCAGCTATGCGATTGCGAGGAAACTAAAACCGTCCTCAATTCTAAGCGTAGACGCCCACACTGACCTCCTGCACGATTATCTAGATCATGGCTCCTGGCTCGCGTACACCCTCGAAAAAGGGATAGCAAACAGGGCCGCGGTAGTCGGGGCTGTCTTGATGATACCAACCACAAGTAAAACGAAGCTATGGACAAGAAGGGTCAGAGTTTACCCTGCCCTTCCAAGAACCAGGAAGACGAGCAGGGGATGGAAGACATACATTAATCTTACCAATCACGGAGTGGATGAAGTCCTCGATGACGCTGCAAAATACCTTGGGAGGGAGATATACCTAACGATAGACCTCGACGTCCTGAGGCCAGAATACAAGATAGCCAGATTCCAGCACGGGGAATTAACCCTAAAGGAGCTCCTTGAATTAATCGACGGAATCAGAGAGCACTTTAACATCATAGCATTTGATATAGCTGAGATTTCAGACAGAATACGGAGGTCAAAGCTTGGTAAAAAAGCCCTTATAGAGGTGTTCTCTGCCCTGAGGTGGTGA
- the trmBL2 gene encoding HTH-type transcriptional regulator TrmBL2: protein MVKDRMVELLQEHFELNLYEARAYVALVGFGVLTPAELASVSEVPAPRTYDVLRSLEKKGFAISQPGKVNKYRPVHPENILEKFIEEWQERVKEELEAKKKAKEELLELMAPLIETEIPKYGVERVWVVRGIRNATLKTKEMFEDVKEKILLADDGYIAVNLDKDIIAAVDRGVKVKIIVAENLLPRLKSSKLLDYAKAGKIELRVADKFDLPMLICDDEVFFALEDMAARYFNYETQIWIKDFRVRELFEGKFNEYWEKARPL from the coding sequence ATGGTGAAGGACAGGATGGTAGAGCTTTTGCAGGAGCACTTCGAGTTGAACCTCTACGAGGCAAGGGCGTATGTGGCTCTTGTGGGATTTGGGGTATTGACCCCGGCAGAGCTGGCTAGTGTTTCGGAGGTTCCGGCTCCGAGGACATACGACGTTCTCAGGAGCCTTGAGAAGAAGGGATTTGCCATAAGCCAGCCGGGCAAGGTCAACAAGTACAGGCCGGTTCACCCGGAGAACATCCTCGAGAAGTTCATCGAGGAGTGGCAGGAGCGCGTTAAGGAGGAGCTTGAGGCCAAGAAGAAGGCCAAAGAGGAGCTCCTTGAGCTCATGGCCCCGCTCATTGAGACCGAGATCCCCAAGTACGGCGTTGAGCGCGTTTGGGTCGTCAGGGGTATCAGAAACGCCACCCTTAAGACCAAGGAGATGTTTGAGGACGTTAAGGAGAAGATTCTCCTTGCCGACGACGGCTACATAGCGGTCAACCTTGACAAGGACATAATCGCTGCAGTGGACAGGGGTGTCAAGGTCAAGATAATCGTTGCCGAGAACCTCCTCCCGAGGCTCAAGTCCTCCAAGCTGCTCGACTACGCCAAGGCCGGCAAGATCGAACTTAGGGTCGCCGACAAGTTTGACCTCCCGATGCTCATCTGCGACGACGAAGTCTTCTTTGCCCTCGAGGACATGGCCGCCCGCTACTTCAACTACGAGACCCAGATATGGATCAAGGACTTCCGCGTCAGGGAACTCTTTGAGGGTAAGTTCAACGAGTACTGGGAGAAGGCCAGGCCGCTTTGA
- a CDS encoding Sjogren's syndrome/scleroderma autoantigen 1 family protein: protein MKGPTEEEIRKVIMPLMLSGAKMLDRHCPKCGSPLFEKNGKVFCPVCEYRAKNRKEKVQEFEEILLKKLNELASNLPDDPEELEKRLSVMERIIDLIEKYRRLEGST, encoded by the coding sequence TTGAAGGGGCCCACCGAGGAGGAAATTCGGAAGGTAATAATGCCGCTGATGCTCTCCGGTGCCAAGATGCTTGACCGACACTGTCCCAAGTGTGGATCGCCGCTCTTCGAGAAAAACGGAAAGGTATTCTGCCCGGTGTGTGAGTACCGGGCAAAAAACAGAAAGGAAAAGGTACAGGAGTTCGAAGAAATCCTTCTCAAAAAGCTCAACGAGCTCGCTTCAAATCTGCCAGATGATCCAGAGGAGCTTGAGAAACGCTTAAGTGTGATGGAGAGGATAATAGACCTGATTGAAAAGTATCGGAGACTGGAGGGATCAACGTGA